From a single Rosa rugosa chromosome 7, drRosRugo1.1, whole genome shotgun sequence genomic region:
- the LOC133721606 gene encoding ABC transporter C family member 8-like → MMAQDERLRATSEILNSMKIIKLQSWEEKFKNSVNSLREREFKWLSEGQFRKAYGTLLYWMSPTMISSVVFLGCILFKSVPLNASTIFTVLASLRSMGEPVRMIPEALSVMIQVKVSFDRLNAFLLDDELKDDEIRKLPSPNSDESLRIQKGIFSWYPESAIQTLKEVNLEAKCEQKIAVCGPVGAGKSSLLFAILGEMPKISGAVDVFGTIAYVSQTSWIQSGIVRDNILYGKPINGQEQI, encoded by the exons ATGATGGCACAAGATGAGAGGCTTAGAGCCACTTCTGAGATCCTAAACAGTATGAAGATCATTAAGTTACAATCCTGGGAAGAGAAATTCAAAAACTCGGTCAATTCCCTTCGAGAAAGAGAATTCAAATGGTTGTCTGAGGGACAATTTAGGAAGGCTTATGGAACTTTACTCTACTGGATGTCACCAACCATGATCTCTTCTGTTGTTTTTCTAGGGTGTATCCTTTTCAAAAGTGTCCCTCTGAATGCAAGTACTATATTCACAGTTTTAGCTTCACTAAGGAGCATGGGAGAACCTGTGAGAATGATACCAGAGGCTCTTTCAGTAATGATCCAAGTCAAGGTCTCATTTGATCGGCTAAATGCTTTTTTGCTTGATGATGAGTTGAAAGATGATGAGATAAGGAAGCTCCCATCACCAAATTCAGATGAGAGCTTGAGAATACAAAAAGGCATTTTCAGTTGGTATCCTGAATCAGCAATTCAAACTCTGAAAGAAGTGAACctagaagcaaaatgtgagcAGAAAATTGCAGTTTGTGGACCAGTTGGAGCTGGAAAATCATCACTTTTATTTGCTATACTTGGAGAGATGCCCAAAATTTCAGGAGCT GTCGATGTATTTGGAACCATAGCCTATGTTTCTCAAACTTCTTGGATACAAAGTGGGATAGTTCGTGATAACATACTCTATGGGAAGCCAATTAATGGACAAGAACAAATATGA
- the LOC133719962 gene encoding uncharacterized protein LOC133719962 has product MKPEIIDWSNIESIFVEDETYENFKAPKWVDLSAPDELIDDEAWFCNPDCKHPKSAEDFHKSARSLKGKLLRSLSVSEILPFRGKSQRDVKLKGVETKPPSAAKLRNMKTKSSNYVCSVNDENENKNPNMAAPLPIAPCKSKSRKASMTPCNEKKKQGDESSQDSSKHGVKPKLKSTFSASNLLKGREILNQITEFCTDMKNLTKRCSRKQTLENSCLKEKVRERMPLIVREGDY; this is encoded by the exons ATGAAACCAGAAATCATTGATTGGAGCAACATAGAATCCATATTCGTCGAAGATGAAACTTACGAGAACTTCAAAGCGCCCAAATGGGTCGACCTTTCAGCCCCAGATGAGCTCATTGATGATGAAGCCTGGTTCTGCAATCCTG ATTGCAAGCATCCTAAGTCGGCCGAAGATTTCCACAAATCAGCACGTAGTCTAAAG GGGAAGCTTCTGAGGTCTTTATCAGTTTCTGAAATATTACCTTTTAGGGGAAAGAGTCAAAG GGATGTGAAGCTAAAAGGAGTAGAAACCAAACCACCCTCAGCTGCAAAGCTACGTAATATGAAGACCAAAAGTTCAAATTATGTGTGCAGTGTCAATGACGAAAATGAGAACAAGAATCCTAATATGGCTGCCCCACTTCCAATTGCGCCTTGCAAGTCCAAATCAAGAAAGGCATCAATGACTCCATGTaatgagaagaagaaacaaggggATGAGTCGTCTCAAGATTCATCAAAACACGGTGTGAAACCGAAGCTGAAGAGTACATTCTCAGCCAGTAATTTGCTCAAGGGACGGGAAATTTTGAATCAAATCACCGAATTCTGTACCGATATGAAGAATTTGACCAAAAGGTGTTCAAGAAAACAGACATTAGAGAATAGTTGCTTGAAGGAGAAAGTAAGGGAGAGAATGCCTCTAATTGTTAGAGAAGGTGACTATTAA
- the LOC133720105 gene encoding uncharacterized protein LOC133720105 → MPKLAPTHSKVDKFFCSIRSVKVLVIKQHTAQKLMEEGFMHFLESFYNVRNLGVRISSDLDDKMIPSIVSLLRAVPNFTLDIRSPRDKVFFSGGPVESSFDSGHWQLQELDFINRIKEVTIEITDGSNGIEFAKYICAGEFS, encoded by the exons ATGCCGAAATTGGCACCAACACACAGCAAAGTCGATAAGTTCTTCTGCAGTATCCGAAGCGTTAAAGTTCTTGTTATAAAACAACACACTGCTCAG AAGCTGATGGAGGAAGGCTTCATGCATTTTCTGGAATCATTCTATAATGTTCGGAATTTGGGTGTTCGTATTAGCTCAGATTTGGATGACAAGATGATTCCATCAATAGTCTCTCTTCTCAGAGCAGTGCCTAATTTCACTTTGGATATAAGATCGCCTCGCGATAAAGTCTTTTTTTCCGGTGGACCTGTT GAATCATCATTCGATAGTGGTCATTGGCAACTGCAAGAACTCGACTTCATCAATCGAATTAAGGAGGTAACAATAGAGATTACTGATGGGTCTAATGGAATTGAGTTTGCAAAGTATATATGTGCTGGAGAATTCTCCTAG
- the LOC133723076 gene encoding uncharacterized protein LOC133723076: protein MGAIVFGKTSRLQIEAVRRLCTKQQSETPDAISRPDVWLRAYEAKQKQGSTEEAVDSEIVKQVKKYKEEEETVSGPSSIKNDAVVKVLGPDPRGRVRGYGFGALTSKVDAQSHVSNKVTMLENALAAQTQVVDNLQEMMRGLCARLDQGGINNEHTSAQQSATEIGNRKRKENPCVRSTGSDIAQSKQKDASVRSSYNEIENGSPIQQSFNGKKQLSRQDNPKKVQKTDLGKQVQLLSWFAKEVVVASASIISKDPQVEVHHVPLGHDCWKVSVHEVFHDIALYRSPSEFSKLYASTRSMIAWPIKYIKVN, encoded by the exons ATGGGGGCTATTGTATTTG GGAAGACATCCAGACTTCAAATAGAGGCAGTGAGGAGACTTTGTACT AAGCAACAAAGTGAAACGCCGGATGCAATATCAAGGCCTGATGTTTGGCTTCGTGCGTATGAAGCAAAGCAAAAGCAAGGGTCAACTGAGGAAGCTGTGGATTCAGAAATAGTG AAACAAGTGAAAAAgtacaaggaagaagaagaaacagttTCTGGACCATCTTCTATAAAGAATGATGCTGTTGTGAAAGTACTTGGTCCAGATCCACGAGGACGAGTAAGAGGGTATGGGTTCGGTGCGCTAACTTCAAAAGTTGATGCTCAATCACATGTAAGTAACAAGGTCACAATGTTAGAGAATGCTCTTGCTGCTCAAACACAAGTGGTAGACAACTTGCAAGAGATGATGAGAGGCCTTTGTGCTCGGCTAGACCAAGGAGGAATTAACAAT GAACACACTAGTGCACAACAATCTGCTACTGAGATTGGAAATAGAAAACGTAAAGAAAATCCATGTGTTAGAAGTACTGGTAGTGATATAGCACAGAGCAAACAGAAAGATGCAAGTGTTAGAAGTTCTTATAATGAGATAGAAAATGGCAGCCCAATTCAGCAAAGTTTTAATGGAAAGAAGCAACTTTCTAGACAAGATAACCCAAAAAAGGTCCAGAAGACAGATTTGGGGAAACAAGTGCAGTTGTTAAGTTGGTTTGCTAAAGAAGTAGTTGTTGCAAGTGCTAGTATTATATCAAAAGATCCACAAGTTGAGGTGCATCATGTGCCTCTTGGCCATGATTGTTGGAAAGTATCGGTGCATGAAGTTTTTCATGATATAGCCTTGTATCGCTCCCCAAGTGAGTTTAGTAAACTTTATGCATCCACAAGAAGTATGATTGCATGGCCTATCAAGTACATCAAAGTGAATTAG